Proteins from one Nomia melanderi isolate GNS246 chromosome 3, iyNomMela1, whole genome shotgun sequence genomic window:
- the LOC116432930 gene encoding uncharacterized protein LOC116432930 translates to MMLDYDIAVAEALLTDTYCSNNNGSFDFGKCGQYVDKIKPVLGPSLEGRVHWVLKEFICKQHSQYSKCFPWVKKWMETSAAWADCMDAFLTKDTPVGEEMIKYAINYVAKGGLVTQFVDSRGSNNKANKTRQELDSFPQDQSIVKSMNVWRYINEKDYWLRTCANTASVNVIFETSPRNSHLKDTCNSDLEVEVGSCSKKTCERHRGFPRNQQNRLHNSKSSSRENMSDCSCNIDDNMKRKHKKNSLNTIPQNRDYTVRRKQSKLKTFIYQNRNVNDSTMSPIKVTNISIPCRPSQLIVRIFEADPSLSDSCLILMKRKFENGIRNVCSCLNEILKKLASTEVKDLRLVCEIRPGYIDLNLRRPRTSKPRLFLARLPTCRSHPKREPRCKHTNSCEDSSSRCGEFQYHRNSVSVDCCTNGSEKHEKFDKGARSFVFRTPRSNYSSTNEKDCTSSQDEEINARIKRKVFSKEANLVWTRKPEKEVSFKLIDARKVEESSTDDNSEICRLDVTCCGNVNSLSFDKKEDRESEDNCIEQPTETMIKQETRSNESTAGKIENNAESSDSNSSRYSDSLKEDERKIPRENCSNTGICNPQQCLCHVLNTKNNANTEETVERLNYPKPQSIGGKDPEKSSVESYCSQKGPSRTKESVSQVLNAAVKAESSVQRNEDGVIRTEESNLPIKQSISEPKKRDTVAERSAEVAEKYSADSICSLNSNYTEASCGTKCSCCGEDLTDAERIEIESENFTISIESKVTAAKEPSNGAVANNRKSIESLKAKAKGAKENKIFFAQGPFSNTSPLNDFAGQRSKYKTMDGKNVAKTSSIEDRPTRVVETRNPSIARSSNCNAMPDSNNIGRGLPTVSNGPSNISRACAEICENGRSLAAGRTSTEQFSCRSNVSTNLYSPEDGLRVRRRERRMRPGSLYCRSSARTRLRGKSMRSTIRAPSYSTQDLREIDCARESRRDVKVRNYTRCSRRNRFRSAASGYLCGSFPAASIDRLKYLIRRKLRRLLLEQRDRGTSTSKTFLRSERYFVSISSGKLSEGHVIRNTCSVDRLNRYVAKEQDGETRKKKKTRSNVWGSKKDTLERVVKKRDIRSMFRGDLFEKFRIAKVSKVLSPKRVTKLMDTYNLTGRRENGGRRNLETKSVGTAYSSTNMFFAEDSSFQRLRNPNKKHLAEEYSYLDKVFREKRQNLRSKRDLKKCRENCCKCGSSTDTYDEIKNEKLPYNNSFRRTENALNLNDLKLLRRHFQSRADHDEDFAIFCRDYEKYVNYIYVDFKLRLLQYVALCRHVKNTLIKRLRSDDVPEVRSSTT, encoded by the exons ATGATGTTGGATTACGATATTGCTGTCGCGGAAGCTCTATTGACG GATACATATTGCTCGAATAATAACGGAAGCTTCGATTTTGGCAAGTGTGGCCAGTATGTGGATAAGATCAAGCCAGTCTTAGGTCCCAGTTTGGAAGGCAGGGTCCACTGGGTTTTGAAGGAATTCATATGTAAACAGCATTCTCAGTATTCAAAATGTTTTCCTTGGGTAAAAAAGTGGATGGAGACGAGCGCTGCATGGGCTGACTGTATGGACGCGTTTTTGACCAAGGACACCCCCGTGGgggaagaaatgattaaatacgCGATCAACTACGTAGCCAAAGGCGGCCTGGTGACACAGTTCGTGGATTCTCGTGGTTCGAATAACAAGGCGAACAAAACGCGCCAGGAACTCGATTCCTTTCCTCAAGATCAGAGTATCGTGAAAAGTATGAACGTCTGGAGGTATATTAACGAAAAGGATTATTGGCTGCGGACTTGCGC AAACACTGCATCAGTCAACGTAATTTTCGAAACGTCGCCAAGAAACTCTCATTTAAAGGATACTTGTAACAGCGACTTAGAAGTAGAAGTCGGCTCTTGTTCAAAGAAAACCTGCGAAAGACACCGAGGATTTCCACGAAATCAACAAAATCGATTACACAACAGCAAATCAAGTTCCCGAGAGAACATGTCAGATTGTTCCTGCAATATCGACGACAATATGAAGAGGAAACACAAGAAGAATTCTCTTAATACGATTCCACAGAACCGTGATTATACAGTTCGACGAAAACAGTCgaaattaaaaacattcatttatcAAAACAGAAACGTTAACGATTCAACTATGAGTCCCATAAAAGTGACCAATATATCTATACCCTGCAGACCCAGTCAGCTGATCGTTCGGATATTCGAGGCCGATCCATCGTTGTCGGACTCCTGTCTAATcctaatgaaaagaaaattcgaaaatggAATTCGTAACGTGTGTTCCTGTCTGAACGAGATCCTAAAGAAGCTCGCTAGCACGGAGGTGAAAGATTTGCGTCTGGTGTGCGAGATTCGACCGGGTTATATCGATTTGAACCTTCGCCGCCCAAGAACATCTAAGCCTCGATTATTCTTGGCTCGTTTACCGACCTGTCGCAGCCATCCGAAACGCGAACCGCGTTGCAAACACACGAACAGCTGCGAAGATTCGAGTTCTCGATGTGGTGAGTTTCAATATCATAGGAATTCTGTTTCCGTCGATTGCTGTACCAACGGCAGCGAGAAACACGAAAAATTCGACAAGGGAGCGCGTAGCTTCGTTTTTCGTACGCCTCGCTCGAATTACAGTTCCACGAATGAGAAAGATTGCACTTCGAGCCAGGACGAAGAAATCAATGCACGCATCAAGAGAAAGGTCTTTAGCAAAGAGGCGAATTTGGTGTGGACCAGGAAGCCGGAAAAAGAAGTTTCCTTTAAATTGATTGATGCCCGAAAAGTCGAAGAATCGTCTACCGATGATAACAGCGAAATATGTAGATTGGATGTAACATGTTGCGGTAATGTTAATAGTTTGAGTTTTGATAAAAAGGAAGATAGAGAATCTGAGGATAATTGTATCGAACAACCAACTGAAACGATGATTAAACAAGAAACGCGTAGCAACGAGTCTACCGCAGGAAAGATAGAAAATAATGCAGAATCATCCGATTCAAATTCCAGTCGTTACTCCGATAGTTTGAAAGAGGACGAGCGAAAGATTCCGAGAGAAAATTGCTCAAACACGGGAATCTGCAATCCGCAGCAATGCCTTTGTCACGTTCTTAATACAAAGAATAATGCTAACACAGAGGAAACCGTTGAACGTTTAAATTATCCGAAACCCCAAAGTATCGGGGGAAAAGATCCAGAGAAAAGCAGCGTCGAATCGTATTGCTCGCAGAAGGGTCCATCGAGAACGAAGGAGTCCGTATCGCAAGTGCTGAACGCCGCCGTGAAAGCGGAAAGTAGCGTTCAGCGGAACGAAGACGGCGTCATCCGGACGGAGGAAAGTAATTTGCcgataaaacaaagtatttCGGAACCGAAGAAACGAGATACGGTAGCAGAGCGCAGCGCGGAGGTCGCTGAAAAATACAGCGCCGATTCTATTTGCTCGCTGAATTCCAATTATACCGAAGCGAGCTGTGGCACTAAGTGTTCTTGCTGCGGCGAGGATCTCACGGACGCGGAGAGAATCGAGATCGAGTCCGAAAACTTCACCATTTCCATTGAATCCAAGGTAACTGCCGCTAAAGAACCCTCAAACGGAGCCGTAGCGAATAACAGAAAGTCAATCGAATCTTTGAAAGCTAAAGCAAAAGGCGCTAAGGAGAACAAAATATTCTTCGCGCAGGGTCCATTTAGCAATACTTCGCCATTGAACGATTTTGCTGGTCAACGGTCGAAGTACAAAACGATGGATGGTAAAAATGTGGCTAAAACATCGTCGATTGAGGATAGACCTACCAGAGTGGTAGAAACACGCAATCCTTCTATTGCTCGATCATCGAACTGTAACGCGATGCCGGATTCCAATAATATAGGTAGAGGATTGCCGACTGTTTCGAACGGTCCAAGCAATATTTCCCGAGCTTGCGCGGAGATTTGCGAAAACGGACGGAGTCTGGCTGCCGGGAGGACAAGCACAGAGCAATTTTCTTGTCGATCAAACGTTTCGACGAATCTGTATAGCCCCGAGGATGGTTTGCGTGTTAGACGTCGTGAAAGGCGCATGAGACCTGGATCACTGTATTGCCGATCGTCAGCGAGAACCAGATTGCGCGGGAAATCGATGCGTTCCACGATCCGAGCGCCTTCATATTCCACGCAGGATCTTCGGGAAATTGATTGCGCGAGAGAATCGCGGCGCGACGTGAAAGTGCGAAATTATACAAGATGTTCTCGGAGGAATCGCTTCCGCAGCGCCGCTTCCGGTTATCTCTGCGGCTCATTCCCAGCAGCGTCCATCGATCGATTGAAGTACTTGATCCGCAGGAAACTTCGCAGACTACTGCTGGAGCAACGTGACAGAGGGACCAGCACGTCGAAGACGTTCCTCAGGAGCGAGAGATACTTCGTCAGCATCTCGAGTGGGAAACTGAGTGAGGGACATGTGATTCGTAACACCTGTTCCGTTGATCGTTTAAACCGATACGTTGCAAAAGAGCAAGATGGAGAGActaggaagaagaagaagactaGAAGCAATGTTTGGGGTAGTAAGAAAGATACCTTGGAACGTGTTGTTAAGAAGAGAGACATCCGGAGTATGTTTCGAGGGGATTTATTCGAGAAATTCAGGATTGCTAAGGTTTCGAAGGTTTTGAGTCCGAAGCGTGTTACAAAATTAATGGACACGTATAATTTAACTGGTAGGAGGGAGAATGGTGGGAGAAGGAATTTGGAAACGAAGAGCGTAGGAACTGCTTATAG TTCTACGAATATGTTTTTCGCCGAGGACAGCTCATTTCAGCGTTTAAGAAATCCGAATAAGAAACACCTGGCAGAAGAGTACTCATACCTCGACAAAGTATTTCGCGAAAAGAGGCAGAATTTACGTTCCAAACGAGACTTAAAGAAATGTCGAGAAAATTGTTGCAAGTGCGGTTCTTCCACAGATACTTACGACGAAATTAAGAACGAGAAACTCCCTTATAATAATTCGTTTCGGAGAACAGAGAACGCGTTGAACCTCAACGACTTGAAGTTACTTAGAAGGCATTTTCAATCTAGAGCAGATCACGATGAGGATTTTGCTATTTTCTGTCGCGACTATGAAAAATACGTGAACTATATTTACGTTGATTTTAAATTAAGATTGTTGCAATATGTTGCACTCTGTAGGCACGTGAAAAATACATTAATCAAGAGGTTACGATCGGATGACGTTCCTGAAGTCAGGTCGAGCACAACGTAG